Genomic segment of Eremothecium sinecaudum strain ATCC 58844 chromosome VIII, complete sequence:
TGAACTTCGTCAGGAAGGATGAGGCACTAAAGTTTTGTAACACACGTCCCTTGTCTTGGCTAAACCCAAACATAAATTTTAGCTTCTGTCTAGCAAAAACATTTGATACAATTTCCAAATTCTTTCGATTTGCATCTGGAAGTAATTCGTTATTTGAGAATGATTGACACACATTCATTAAAAGTCTGTGAAGTGCCGATCTGAGCTCCGTTGGTCCAACGTCAATCAATAATGATACAGCACAAAGGATATCTGGCAAAAAGATTTGAGCCAATAACAAGGAATCAAATAAAAGTGACACTGCAATTTCAACTAAAATAATTAATTCCGACCAGCTATGAGTTGATGCTTCCATCTTTAACGTTGGTAAAAATGAATTACTAATATTGTGGATTCGGGTTAGTACTAAGCCACACACATCTGGGGTTGGAATCCTTGttaaaataaaaacaatTTTTCTCCAATCTGAACCTTCTGATTCTCTATCGACACAATGGTATATAACTTGTTCAAAGATCAGTTCTGTCAAGTTACCTTCTAGAATTAAATTTGTCCATATAAATTGCGCGTACAGTAGTGAGTGAAGTTCTTGCTTTGCCGTTATTCTAATCAACCTGCGGATGATATGGACAGTCAAGTCATGgccttcttcatcatccaCCATATAGACGTTCTCGTAAAGGTTTTTAGTCCAAGGTGACAAAGCAACAAGCAATCTTGGTATTTGCTTATCATTCAAAACATTTTCCAGTAAATCCATAGAATTGAGCCAGATGCATTCAGCCAACTCAGGAGCAGTAATGGCTAATCCATTTAAAATAGAGTTGTAGAACGCCGAACTGTCACCAGGAACATAAACTTCAGGGGATATAGTCAACTTATGCCCAAAATTGAGGCCAAAAGTAGATTGTGTTGCAGCAAGCAAATTATAACCGACAGCCTCAACAGCCTCGTCCTCACTGTTCAAACCAACAAATATAATCATCAATATATGTCCAATAATATAGGTAATATCTTTCTTTTTGTCATGATCTTGTGATGAAAGTATAGCACCAGGTAGTTCATCTTTACTTTCCTCCTCTAACCGAGCTTGTGAGTAGTGTAGGATCTTTAAAACTTCCAGATACTTTGGACTGGAAAACGTTAAATTTTGTCCATCTTCCATCTGAATAAAAAACTCATATGGGACTCCCCTATCGTTACTAATACCCGCGGATTTGATCTCGGAAATTTCAAACACATTGTTGAAATATATTTCGGAAATTCCGCCGTTCTTAGTCACCTTAACACTTTTAGGGGTTTTATAAACAACCTGAAAATGCTTATTACTGACTTTTAGTGTGATCGGCTCAAACCTTTGGTGCGTTTCATCATATAATGAAGCATCATGTAAAGTTACTCTAACATCTGAATAGAGATCTGCACTGTAATCGGAGAGTCCAAGCATCtttattgtttttaaagGGGAATTAGAGTTGAGAAAATAACAAGGCACATCAAGTGTTACCAGATTTAGATTAGCTTTTATTATAGGCAGCCAAATATCCAGATACCTTTTGGTTAAATTATAATGGTAAAAGCCAACACAATTTTTTGAAAGTTCATTTGGTAATAGTTTGTAACACATTGCTATAACCTTTTTCACGGCCATCTCGTCTAAGTGTTTGGATTCAAAACTTGTACAATCCACTACAACATAATGCCTGGTTGTCCATATTTTGGCATATATTTGGAACATTCTGTATAATACCATTTCAATATCGATTTGAAGGTATTTTGCTGCTAGCACCCATGAAAATACGAGGGCAGGTAAACCATCTGATGTTACGGAAGTGTGGACAAAGGGTATATCTACATCGTCAAGTGTCTTCAAGGAATGTCTGCTCATGAAGTCATATAACTCGGGATTTGATTCCATATTCTCCCTAATATATGGTGGTATAGCGTTCTTGAATTCCATTCTCGGTTGACCCAAAAGGCCGAGAAGATTGTCTATAAGTTTGCCGCTCATTTTTAAACGCTCCAAGTCTTCAGAAGATTTAATGTTCGAGTTTATGATTTCCTTTCTGACATCCAGAGCATGATGATATAAGAACTTGTGTAACAAATGGAAATCATCAACTGTGACCTTGTTTTCTGGTGCCGTGGTTATAGTAACCTGTCTATCAGAGTTCGATAGCTCCTTTAGGAACTTGAATATCCTATCGCCGCTTTCCTTCAAGAAGTCTGCTTTAGACTGTAAAGCAGGCCATTTTAAAGACGAAACAGAACCATTGGCAATATTTTGGATAACCTTTGCAAGTACTATGAAAGAACGCCTTTCTTTAGCGTAAAAAGTTCCTATTAATCCCTCCGAATCTGGACTCACTAGTGCTGGGCAGAAGAAACGTAAGAAGATAAATGAACCAACCGCGATCTCTGCAACATCTGGGAACTTTTCATTGACATAACGGTAAATAGCCTGGCAAATAACAAAAAATTCTGGAGGAACTTTGTCAATAGAGCCAACAATTGAGTCAACTAATATAGTCAAATACTTGGAAAGTAAAGCCACATTGCGTTCACAGTCAGGATCATCTGGTGATATTTTCTCTACATCAAAAGTTTCACCAGTTGAAATAACTCCATCGATTACCGGTTTTAAAACTGCGGCCAAATAGGCACCGCCTTTGAGCCTCGAATACATTGACAACGCTCTGGTAGCACAACTATTTCTTCTCAAGATATCCATATACCTGGATGCTGTACTAATTTCGTCCCTAATAAGTTCAATTACAATCAAATGAGCAGCGTTCTTAATGTTAAATATTGAAACCAAGGATCCAGCAAGTGCATCTGTGTCATTTGCAGGACATACCCTAGCTGTTTTAGACACTAAGCTAGGATCTTTAACAGCAGCCATAGCAAGCTCTTCGATAGCTGCATTCCTTTTCTGGGTTATTTCCTTATTAGAGATATCAAAATTTGTGACGATATTCACAAATACCTTTAAGAATGCAACTTTAATATTTCTGTTTGGGGAATAGCCAATCGGTAATGCGTATTTAAAACCGACGTCGACATTAAAATTTAGTAAATTTGTGAGAGAAGTGGTGATgttatcgtttaacagCCCAATTTTATGCCTTAGTGTAGGAGGGAACTTCTTTATACTAGTGCTTTTCTCTAAACCTTTTAGCAGAATGTTGAAAAAGTTCCCGAACACAACTTGTTTCGATCTAATTAGTTCTGTTTCAGATAATGAGGGAGGGGCCTCAAGTACAAGATTTTTTGTAAGATACGCCAACACTTTGGATGATTCAATAGAAGTATCAATGTACAGATAATCCAAGTCACGCCTCTGTAAGTCCATATTACGATGTGGTTTACCCAAATTATCTAAATCATACTCCTTGAAAATTGTTGATTCAAACCATTGCATTGCTGTGCGGATCCACCTATTCTTTATTAACATGAATCCTGAAAGGCACAACCTTTCCTCTGAATGCTCGCAAGATCTTAACATCTTGGATAATTGAATAATAcatttaaaatattttggTGAATCATGTTTGATTTGCTCGACTATTTTGAAAATACCCTCTATTAAATCTAGCAAGTCCAGGGATATTTGAACCAAAATATCAATTTCATCGTCACGCTCCATAATAACCCGTAGAATTAAAATAATTTGTTCTAGAAGTATGAAGGAAAGCTCATTCTCAGGAGCGATTACATCTATTGCTTCCAACTCACGAACTTTCGCCTTCAGATGATGGAATAAAGTAGGGAAAACGAGAGGATGTAACTCGGTACTAATTATATCTTTTGAATTCTCCCTAGTCAGTAAATCTTCATTATCGAGCGACTGACATTGttttttgatgaaataaTCTATATTAGCCGCAATTCTATGCCTCACATTAGCTAGATATGATAAGTTATTCAGGGTCTCTGTGTCAATCGTCAAAAATACACCACTAGATGCCGCAATAATACCAGCGTAATTCCTGTAGTGGTTTAACTCCGTTTGCGTGAGTCCTGTAGCTTTAGACATTTCATACCAACGATTGTATATTAGCTTAAGGCTATCATATAAAATACGGTCTGGATACTTTATATGACATAATATGTCTGACCTTAATCTTCGCTGAAATGCCAAAGCACCTGTGGCAACGTAAGAATCACGGCAGATGGCAGTAAGGAATGATTTATTATCCTTCTGCAAGTAATCGGACTCTCCCGTTATTTTACTGCGGTATTCTACTTCCTTGCAATAGAGTTTAAAACCgtttttcaacaatttgTGTATCCTAGGTTCATGAGAGCAAAGTGAAATAAATAAAGCTCTTCCACAAGATCCTCTAATGAGTAGAAATAGGACCGACTCGGCCTCGTTTAATTCATGGAGATGGTTAATCGAATCAAAATGTTTTATTACCTCTAACCTGAATTCCCAGAATCGAGTAAGGAGCGTCAATAAATGCTCACGTCTCTCCTCACTCAAAGTTAAATTGAACAGTACTGCAGCCAAAAGTATAATAAGATAACCCGATGATTTACATATGCTCAATGCATATTCCAATGTCAGATCGTTCTTAAAATGTTTAAAGTACGATACGCCAACGTCACTATATGCTAGCACTGCTTTATGAGTCTCAGTTCCTTCTTCGATAAGACCCACAAAAACAGGTTTAACAAAGGCATTTAAATTTTCTACGGGTATTGGTGAGACATTTCTTGAACTTGGATTTCTCATGTAAAAATGTAATGTATCTTCGTAACTTGTGTAAATATTCACCATTATTTCACGGGCAGTCTGTAAAATACTCTCCTCGGGGTTTTCATTACTTAAGTGACCGGATGAAAGTGGTGCTGCTGTGCTTGACTGCTGAAATGAAGCTTGTGAATTAGCTTCCGATGCATATGTAAAGCCAAATGGTGATTTGGTACTTGTAGCAGTCGAAGAAGGGCGAACTATTCTTTGTAACCTTTCATCCACCGGAGAGCCAGTGGCTCTCTTCATAATAGAGGAGCTATGGTGAGACCTCATTGCATGTGGCGACTCCATTTGAGGCCTCAATTGTGGAGAAGAAAAATAGTGCGGCTGGTCACTCTTATCGGTAGCCATGGAGTGAGAAGATGGAACAGATGACGCATGAGAAGACAGTTTTGGACTTTCTATAGGTATAAAGGGGTCCATGAAGCCTGGTATAGTGGGATCAGGATCACTACTTGGAACATTATCCAAACTGTCATCTTCCACAAGCAAACCTTCAAAAAGATCATCTATAATGCCGTTAACCCTGTCATCTAGGACAGCTGAGTACCTTAATAATATATCTGACATTTCATGCGCTGTCCTTTGTAGTAAAACAAATGCTCTCTCAACAACTTGATCTTTTGGCGTTTCATATTGCGAAAGAGTAAAGAATATCTTTAAACCCTCAGTGACCATTCTTAGATGTTCCAATCCCTCACGTTTTTCCATTAGGAACTCCTCTATCTTTTGGTGAAAAACCACTGGCTCCAATGAACACGCTACAGGAAAGTAGTCTACTTGTAATTTAGTATGTGCAACTGGATGTCTCGAGAGACACTTCGCTATTAATACGTGTTTCCTCCCGGGCGCCTCTTTGCATAATTGTAGGCTATCGCACATGACAAGAAATATCCTTCTACTAAAATAGATGGGTGGAGTATATTTGTCATACGCAAACATCGCAGCGGATAGTCTAGATATTAAGATCAATGTGCGTAATGTGTCCAATAGGGCCTTGTCAGAGACAACTTGTGACCCATTTAAAATCCTGATAAGTGTCATTAAAAATTTAGTTCTGCTGCTTCCATTCGCAACTAATGGAAGGGAACTCATAGGACGTGCGGGTCTATCCCCAAACTGTTGTGACGATGTTACTCTATCTTTATCCGACTCCTGGCCACTTGTGGCCGAGATCTCGTCACCAGTAATTATATCAGGTATATTTTTGAACCTAATTGAATTAATTTCATCAAATGTTTGCGGATGAAGCATGAGAATGCAAGATAGAAATCTTAGCACTGAGAGATTCGTTAGGTTTTCGGTATCATCGACGTCTTTCGATATGCTAGTGTAAGTAGTTGCAACATCCGAAGATGCGAGCGCTGAACTAGAATGCAAACCATCTTCAGAAGAGATTTTTGTTGCTGTATGGGTATTTGTGGAAGAATACAAACTACCATTAACCACCCTACTACTTGAAAGTGGATCATGCATTGACGAATGCAAGGATGTAGAAGTCCCACTTGTGGTAGGAGAAGACGAATTAGGATGTGTAGACGGCGCTTCAGTAAGAATCGAAGCAACATTAAACGAGGCGTACACTTCTTCGAATAGGTATGACGATTCTTTCACAATTCTGCGTACTGTAGGATCATTCGGGTTTTTTACAATATCATTAGCAACACGTAAATACTCCTTTGGGCGAGACAATAACCACATCTTGATGGATTGTGAAACAAAAGTCAATAAAAACTCTCGATGTACAGGATTCTTGAAATGTGCAACCATTCTTGACGTTAGTTCCAGAAACTTCGGAAGATTTTTATCTGTGATGAAAAAGTAGGAAAATAAGTCCAAGTATTGGACAAGACTATTACTATTGGGCAGTTCCTGTAATGAATGTGCAACGATGTTTTCTTCAACGTAACGGTAAAACTGATCTGAATTTGCCGCTGCAATAAACCTCATAAGGGCTTCATTGCATATATCTAGATTTCCTAACAGTTTAGCGTACTCTGTCATATTCTGACCCTTACTTTCTTTTTCAATTACACTGGCTCTCCCTGCGAGCTCTCCTGTACGGTATAAACTGCCCGCTATTTGCCGCAACAAGTTCTGGCTATGTGAACTTGATTTGCAATTCGAAATGACCTTTATCAGAGTATCCGCGATACCCGGATCCATTGGTGGCGGAGAAATCGTATGAGAATAATCTCGCTGTGTTGCAAACCCTACCGAAAACTGCAAGTATAGTTTTTCATGATTCTTTAGAGCACGCTTTTTCTCACTTTCCGAAGAGGTCTGTTGATATTCGTATTCCTGCCAACAGACCTCTATTATATCGTTCAATAACCTTAACAAAACCAGCAGTGAGTTCAActcatcttcattaaaCCTTTCTGTCCCTGAACCCTGTTTTAATATAATTTTATCCATGAGTTTTAAAAAGTGCCTTATCATTGTCTCCAAACCCTCTACTATTCCCAAATTAAAAAGAGCTAATCTAGCATTCACATAGAAAGGCTCATTCTCTATTTCTGCATAAGTTGACATAGAAGACTCAATGGGAAGTAACTGTTTGAGCTGAACAAATATATGTTCATAAAGAGTGTCGGTCATATTCCCTCGTATATAGGATACCAGTAGATATGTCAAAAACTCCCACGAAAAAACTTGAATTATAATATTTTTCAAGTGGTTGGTATTCAATATTCCGACTGAGTAGTTCTAAGTTAAATGACTTCCCTTTCTATATTGTAATAACAATCCATTATTTACTCCAGTGCAATTAAACATCTAACCAAAGGAAGAGGCAATAAAAGACAGTTCAAAAAAGTCATTTCTTTTTCTCTTTGCCTCCCTAAAATATTattatcacgtgattaTTAAAGATGCGATGACTTCAGATATGTACGTAAATATACAGCTTCTACAGTGTAATGGCGAAGTTATTCATGCCTGGACCGTCTTGCAACTTATGCTTCTTGCTAAATTTGGTCAGATCGTTGTTATTGGGGATTGCGGACTGCCCGGAAGAAGATGTTTGGAATAGAATGTACACTAGTTTGTTGGTTTCATGGTACCTGACCTTGAGATAGCCTAAAGCTTGCATCATCTCGCAAAAGTAGGCACTTGTGGTGTATCTAGAATTATTAATGCAGGGGCGTGGCAATACTATGAATAGTAGGGTTGCTTGTACATCATTTCTAAGAAATTGGCGAAACCTTTTGATCATATTGCCTCTTTGCTGATGTGTAGGAACAAAATTCAGCACCAGAGAGCAAGATATTAGGTCAAAAGCTTCTTCATCCGATTTTGGAAGCGGGCGCTCCATAAAATCTTGTTGAAGGATGTTTTCGGAGTCGGTGGAATTCAAATCGATACGGACGACAGGATTGAAGATCCCAGACTTAGAAATATAGTTGGAAGCGCTTAGAGAGCCTATTTCTAGAGCACGCGGTTTTCTATTTTTGTAAATGTCAATTTCCTTTAACCATTTGATAAGGCGTTTAGATGAGTCTCCGCCGCGGTTAGGGTCTTGACCCACAGTGCTTGCGTGTTGGTAGTTTTTTAGCCCGCCTAGACTATTTATTTCCGACGAAATATAGCCCAAAACAGCAACCAAATCTGTGGGATCAGTGTACTTATGTATAGCAAGCAACTTCTGCTCCATATCCTGGTTAGGATGGGAAATTTGTATGCCTATGTTGTACCGCTCTTGCAGCCCAAGTTGTCTTAATTTCTCACTTATCAGCTGTTGATTTGACTTTTCATCGTTATCAATAAGTTCCCAGCCTAGTTTAGAGCATGCAATCCGCCTCTTCTGTATCAGAACGTGAAATCGTCTAATCACTTTACGTGCTTTAGATGGTTTGATAGAAGGCTTCCGCTGGAATGGTGACTTTCCAGTGATACTTGTCCTATTCCTTGAAAGCATATTAATGTAGTTGACACTAGAGAACACCAGATCCTCGGTCTTGAAGAAGGTGTTTCTTATGTATTATGTTTTCTGTAATACGCGATGGCTTTATGCGCGCGGTTCCTTTGAGTGTAGAATTTTTCAACTGCATATTTTGCAAGCGATGAGCTTAATTCGAGTAGTTTAAAACTTCACAGAACAAACTTCATACGAATGCAGTACTAAGGACTTATCTCATCAATATGGTAGGTAGGAATCAAAAGAACAGGCGTCCAGGCCCTAAACTTAAAAGAAATGCTAAAGGTCGCGTATCAAAGCATCAGTTCAAGAATAAAGCTTCCTCTGTTAAGGAATCAAATGGTAGGATTGTGGATCCTTCGGAGCTGAAATGGAAGAAAGTTGATATTCCAGACACACTAGACGATTTTGGTGGCTTTTATGGTCTTGAAGAGATTGATGGTGTCGATGTTGAAGTTGTCGACGGTAAGGTAAAGTTTGTTACCAAGGATGATAGTAAAGTAAAAGCCACTTCAGTAGATCAAGAAAACATTAGTGAAATTGAGTTTGACGAAGATGCAGAAATGGATGATGTTATTGAATTTAAGAACTTCGATGATATTAAGGAGGGAGAATTAAGTGCTGCATCGGAATCGGAATCGGAGGAAATGGAAggtgaagatgaagatgaagatgaagatgaaggTGAAGATGTATATGAGGATGCTTCTGAGAAAGAGGGCGAAATGCAAGGAGAAGATCCATTAAAGGCGAATGTTTTTACGTCTTCCGTAGACCTACTTGATCTCGAATCGCCGATGTTGCCAGAATGGACAGACAAAATGGAATTATCTATTACTACTCTGCAGGGACTAGCTAATCTAGGTTTCGCCACGCCTACAGAAATCCAAGCAAAGGCTATTCCAAATGCTTTAGAAGGGAATGATATTATGGGGAAGGCGTCTACCGGTTCAGGTAAGACATTGGCATATGGTATTCCTATTATTGAGAAATTAATTAAGAATATGAGCGGCACCGATCCGGTCGGAATAATCTTCGCCCCAACTAGAGAATTAGCTCACCAGGTGAAGACGCATTTGGAGAAATTGGCATCTTTGTTGGTAAAGAAAAATCCCTACATCATCATTTCATTAACCGGTGGTCTATCAATTCAAAAACAGCAACGTCTGCTGAGTTACAAAGGTAGTGCAAGAATTGTTGTTGCTACACCAGGAAGATTTTTAGAACTACTTGAAAAGAACGAAGAATTAATTAAAAGATTTGCTCAAACTGAAACATTGGTACTTGACGAAGCTGACAGGTTGCTTCAGGATGGGCACTTTGATGACTTTGAGAAGATTTACAAGCATCTTTGGAAGGCTCGGAAGTCAAACAAAAAACATTCTGATGGTTGGCAAACAATGATCTTCTCAGCTACCTTTTCAACAGACCTTTTTAATAAGCTTGCCAGTAATTCATGGAAGAACTCAACAGCATCAACTGAGAATGAAATTGAAACTGTGCTAAAACATCTAATGACTAAGCTACAATTTCGTTCTAAGCCAATTATTATAGATACAAATCCAGAACAGAAGGTGAGATCTCAGATTAAGGAATCTTTAATTGAATGTATGCCAGCGGAAAGAGACCTTTATGTCTACTACTTTGTCACGCTTTATTCACGTACTACGCTTGTTTTCTGTAACGCTATTGAATCAGTCAAGAAGCTAACCCTTTATTTGAACAACTTGGGTATCTCAGCATTCCAAATTCATTCATCAATGCTACAGAAGAATCGTTTAAAGAGTTTAGAAAAGTTTCAGGAACAGGTGCTAAAAAATGAGCCCCAAGGTAAGCCAACTGTTCTCATTGCCAGTGATGTTGCAGCTAGAGGTTTGGATATTCCGGGAATTAATCATGTTATTCATTATCATTTGCCCCGTTCTGCAGATGTCTATATTCACAGATCAGGAAGAACAGCTCGTGCAGACAATGAAGGTGTATCTGTCATCATTTCCTCACCGGAAGAATCAATGGGAcctttgaagaagttgagAAGAGTGTTAGCTACGAAATCAAATTCTAAAAAAGCTATGAAGTGGCAGAAGGATTTGACGCAACTTCCTATAGATCATGATATATTAGTCCAACTACGTGAACGCAGCAAGATTGCAAGTACATTAGCTGATGATGAGCTCGCTACAAGATCTTTGAATAAAGATGATAACTGGCTAAAAAATGCGGCTGAAGAGCTTGGTATAGATGTTGACTCTGAAGATGAGATGAAGGACATATTCCTTGCCAAgaataaaacaaaaaagATGAATAAGCAAGTTGGGAAAACTGAGGCTAAGGCATTGAGGCACCAACTACAGGCATTGTTGAATAAACCACTTCGAAAGGATGGCAGAAAAAGTTATTTGACAGGTGGCCTTATGAACTTAGCTGACGCTATCGTTAAGAACAAAGGTCACAATAAAATTATCGGCTTCGATAAAGTTGACGCTTTAGAACTCTTGAAGCAAAAGGATGTTCGCAAGTAGGATTTTATAATATTGATGCGTTATAGAGGTATCTAGAAATACTTAAGTTCTCAACGTCAAACTATGTCCTGCTTACGGGCCAATTGATAGTTATGTTATTATATTCTTTTGCAAGGAATTTTATCTGCTACATATAAAGATTGTTCCCAGTAAAGTTTAAAAGATTAAGATATTTTACATTTTGGACCCTGGCGAAGTGTATTAGATGCTCAAATGAAGTCATAGTCAGAACCTTCATTGTCATCATAGTACTCGTCATCGGATTCTTCAACTAATTGGTCGAAGTTAACCTTGTAACGTAATAAACCACCAATACCACCAAACCCAGTAACGAACTGTGAACCTTCAGAAGATTTGTCCGATACAAACTCCAAATTCGCACCAAACTCCTTGTAGTGTTCTGCCAACCATTCAATGAGAAGTTGTTCTTCTTTTACTTCCATCTCAGCACCCGTCGTCTTGTCAAGAGTATATGACTTGTCGTCTTGCTGTGGGACAGCAAATTTAATGACGTCTGTTTCATCAGAGCTCTTGAAAACATATCTCACAATTTCTAGGTTTTCAAAGACAATTAGCGTCTCTACAGCACCTAGATCCAATGCTTTCAATGTATCTTCAACACCATAACAGAATTTTCCCGTATCTTGAGAAATTTCGTCGAAGTACTCGGTCAACAACTTCTTTTCCTGTATAAACTTGACATTCGCTAGCGCTTCAGCAGATAGCTCAATTGCTTGGTTAAAGCCATTTTCACCACCGTAGGAAACATCAACAATCTTCACAACCTTAGCCGATAGTCTACTATCAAACAAATCAGATTTAGCCAAATCATTCTTAAAATCAGCAGAACCGGCTAAAATCAATCCCTTAACATTTACCTTATCGTTGGTAATGAAATTCTGAACAGCTGTTTCAGCTACTTTCCTAACATAGTTGTGCCTCTTTTCTTCTCTCAAACGCGCAAAACGAACAGCAGACTGACCACCTCTACCATGCTTCTTTGGCAAATCAACTGTAAACTTTTGCAAAACTGTTCTAGTATTACCAGAAA
This window contains:
- a CDS encoding RasGAP domain-containing protein (Syntenic homolog of Ashbya gossypii AER025C; Syntenic homolog of Saccharomyces cerevisiae YOL081W (IRA2) and YBR140C (IRA1); possible minus one ribosomal frameshift; ribosomal slippage), which codes for MTDTLYEHIFVQLKQLLPIESSMSTYAEIENEPFYVNARLALFNLGIVEGLETMIRHFLKLMDKIILKQGSGTERFNEDELNSLLVLLRLLNDIIEVCWQEYEYQQTSSESEKKRALKNHEKLYLQFSVGFATQRDYSHTISPPPMDPGIADTLIKVISNCKSSSHSQNLLRQIAGSLYRTGELAGRASVIEKESKGQNMTEYAKLLGNLDICNEALMRFIAAANSDQFYRYVEENIVAHSLQELPNSNSLVQYLDLFSYFFITDKNLPKFLELTSRMVAHFKNPVHREFLLTFVSQSIKMWLLSRPKEYLRVANDIVKNPNDPTVRRIVKESSYLFEEVYASFNVASILTEAPSTHPNSSSPTTSGTSTSLHSSMHDPLSSSRVVNGSLYSSTNTHTATKISSEDGLHSSSALASSDVATTYTSISKDVDDTENLTNLSVLRFLSCILMLHPQTFDEINSIRFKNIPDIITGDEISATSGQESDKDRVTSSQQFGDRPARPMSSLPLVANGSSRTKFLMTLIRILNGSQVVSDKALLDTLRTLILISRLSAAMFAYDKYTPPIYFSRRIFLVMCDSLQLCKEAPGRKHVLIAKCLSRHPVAHTKLQVDYFPVACSLEPVVFHQKIEEFLMEKREGLEHLRMVTEGLKIFFTLSQYETPKDQVVERAFVLLQRTAHEMSDILLRYSAVLDDRVNGIIDDLFEGLLVEDDSLDNVPSSDPDPTIPGFMDPFIPIESPKLSSHASSVPSSHSMATDKSDQPHYFSSPQLRPQMESPHAMRSHHSSSIMKRATGSPVDERLQRIVRPSSTATSTKSPFGFTYASEANSQASFQQSSTAAPLSSGHLSNENPEESILQTAREIMVNIYTSYEDTLHFYMRNPSSRNVSPIPVENLNAFVKPVFVGLIEEGTETHKAVLAYSDVGVSYFKHFKNDLTLEYALSICKSSGYLIILLAAVLFNLTLSEERREHLLTLLTRFWEFRLEVIKHFDSINHLHELNEAESVLFLLIRGSCGRALFISLCSHEPRIHKLLKNGFKLYCKEVEYRSKITGESDYLQKDNKSFLTAICRDSYVATGALAFQRRLRSDILCHIKYPDRILYDSLKLIYNRWYEMSKATGLTQTELNHYRNYAGIIAASSGVFLTIDTETLNNLSYLANVRHRIAANIDYFIKKQCQSLDNEDLLTRENSKDIISTELHPLVFPTLFHHLKAKVRELEAIDVIAPENELSFILLEQIILILRVIMERDDEIDILVQISLDLLDLIEGIFKIVEQIKHDSPKYFKCIIQLSKMLRSCEHSEERLCLSGFMLIKNRWIRTAMQWFESTIFKEYDLDNLGKPHRNMDLQRRDLDYLYIDTSIESSKVLAYLTKNLVLEAPPSLSETELIRSKQVVFGNFFNILLKGLEKSTSIKKFPPTLRHKIGLLNDNITTSLTNLLNFNVDVGFKYALPIGYSPNRNIKVAFLKVFVNIVTNFDISNKEITQKRNAAIEELAMAAVKDPSLVSKTARVCPANDTDALAGSLVSIFNIKNAAHLIVIELIRDEISTASRYMDILRRNSCATRALSMYSRLKGGAYLAAVLKPVIDGVISTGETFDVEKISPDDPDCERNVALLSKYLTILVDSIVGSIDKVPPEFFVICQAIYRYVNEKFPDVAEIAVGSFIFLRFFCPALVSPDSEGLIGTFYAKERRSFIVLAKVIQNIANGSVSSLKWPALQSKADFLKESGDRIFKFLKELSNSDRQVTITTAPENKVTVDDFHLLHKFLYHHALDVRKEIINSNIKSSEDLERLKMSGKLIDNLLGLLGQPRMEFKNAIPPYIRENMESNPELYDFMSRHSLKTLDDVDIPFVHTSVTSDGLPALVFSWVLAAKYLQIDIEMVLYRMFQIYAKIWTTRHYVVVDCTSFESKHLDEMAVKKVIAMCYKLLPNELSKNCVGFYHYNLTKRYLDIWLPIIKANLNLVTLDVPCYFLNSNSPLKTIKMLGLSDYSADLYSDVRVTLHDASLYDETHQRFEPITLKVSNKHFQVVYKTPKSVKVTKNGGISEIYFNNVFEISEIKSAGISNDRGVPYEFFIQMEDGQNLTFSSPKYLEVLKILHYSQARLEEESKDELPGAILSSQDHDKKKDITYIIGHILMIIFVGLNSEDEAVEAVGYNLLAATQSTFGLNFGHKLTISPEVYVPGDSSAFYNSILNGLAITAPELAECIWLNSMDLLENVLNDKQIPRLLVALSPWTKNLYENVYMVDDEEGHDLTVHIIRRLIRITAKQELHSLLYAQFIWTNLILEGNLTELIFEQVIYHCVDRESEGSDWRKIVFILTRIPTPDVCGLVLTRIHNISNSFLPTLKMEASTHSWSELIILVEIAVSLLFDSLLLAQIFLPDILCAVSLLIDVGPTELRSALHRLLMNVCQSFSNNELLPDANRKNLEIVSNVFARQKLKFMFGFSQDKGRVLQNFSASSFLTKFTTLECFIDNIILLMDNASVNDSLYWKTKYIIYIIGVVTNVESFLSSRAMMIMGIVARSGIDDQICRKLLTQTMKVMAVPCITEELLFYAISHVFAYSRIVDGLKPSSELLPQLFWLSTTYMRSPNTMIYQGGLLLMVNSCQRLKLGNTEDNRPKSIFAYLYSRREFFKPVLDELESLLKLHFNDRNFAHVLITFISKGLLVPFVRGIAIDALTKFFKLTYAEFQESGSNEYLVFLLFLYIVQRPDHFEKLKNEVGIDSTVVLLDDDATKIPQVLLTWLESGECSAEITLYQTAVYFASRSSDEPSKARFLLLLKHLATNRSPVVFKVLGVMKEELKRINTFDVANNVVNISFVVIRLLVIQREFISFNEISAQMEAYLASRDLIGISDIESDLTSNDLITLNKYQREVFYERRKQVLTIVSKIIESEQ
- the BMT2 gene encoding 25S rRNA (adenine2142-N1)-methyltransferase (Syntenic homolog of Ashbya gossypii AER026C; Syntenic homolog of Saccharomyces cerevisiae YBR141C), encoding MLSRNRTSITGKSPFQRKPSIKPSKARKVIRRFHVLIQKRRIACSKLGWELIDNDEKSNQQLISEKLRQLGLQERYNIGIQISHPNQDMEQKLLAIHKYTDPTDLVAVLGYISSEINSLGGLKNYQHASTVGQDPNRGGDSSKRLIKWLKEIDIYKNRKPRALEIGSLSASNYISKSGIFNPVVRIDLNSTDSENILQQDFMERPLPKSDEEAFDLISCSLVLNFVPTHQQRGNMIKRFRQFLRNDVQATLLFIVLPRPCINNSRYTTSAYFCEMMQALGYLKVRYHETNKLVYILFQTSSSGQSAIPNNNDLTKFSKKHKLQDGPGMNNFAITL